One segment of Sinorhizobium mexicanum DNA contains the following:
- a CDS encoding quinoprotein dehydrogenase-associated SoxYZ-like carrier: MKLLRDLITAACIAATYPAAVSAGVSAIDGREPERQARWQEISAYIFGDRPIEAGDDLITIEAPARAQDPALVPITVRVLRKDEVRAVHLVIDDNPSPYAAKISFGPAGDPSEIKLRVRVNDYTNVHAVAETSDGELYQTRTFVKASGGCTAPIGVSDAEALQNVGRMKMKFGGGDHPNEATLMIRHPNFSGMQINQVTRLHTPARYLDRIRVSYGEQTVFELTGDISLSSDPVIGFTYDQSENGEFTVHASDTKGVSWKGSVGAPVRMDE, translated from the coding sequence ATGAAGCTTCTGCGAGACCTCATAACGGCTGCTTGCATTGCCGCAACATACCCTGCTGCGGTGTCGGCCGGCGTTTCGGCGATCGACGGCCGCGAGCCCGAACGGCAGGCACGTTGGCAGGAAATAAGCGCGTATATTTTCGGCGATCGCCCGATCGAGGCGGGAGACGACCTGATCACGATCGAGGCGCCAGCCCGTGCTCAGGATCCGGCCCTCGTTCCGATCACTGTAAGGGTTTTGAGAAAGGATGAGGTGCGGGCCGTCCATCTCGTGATTGACGACAATCCGTCACCATACGCAGCGAAGATCAGCTTCGGCCCGGCGGGGGATCCAAGCGAGATCAAGCTCAGAGTGAGGGTCAACGACTATACGAACGTGCATGCGGTTGCCGAGACCAGCGATGGAGAGCTCTATCAGACGAGGACGTTCGTGAAGGCGTCGGGCGGCTGCACGGCTCCCATCGGAGTGAGTGACGCGGAAGCTCTGCAAAACGTCGGTCGCATGAAGATGAAGTTCGGCGGCGGCGACCATCCGAACGAGGCAACGTTGATGATCCGCCATCCAAACTTCAGCGGCATGCAGATAAACCAGGTAACCCGACTTCACACGCCGGCCCGGTACCTCGACCGGATCAGGGTTAGCTACGGCGAGCAGACCGTTTTCGAACTTACGGGCGATATCTCGCTCTCGTCGGACCCAGTGATCGGGTTTACGTACGATCAGTCCGAGAACGGCGAATTCACCGTTCACGCGAGCGATACGAAAGGTGTCAGCTGGAAGGGATCGGTTGGGGCGCCCGTGAGGATGGACGAATGA
- a CDS encoding HpcH/HpaI aldolase family protein, which yields MTVIRMASRHTELAFWLMTPNENACEIASILGYGTVIIDMEHGTFEPSTAARSITIAKAFGMTVYTRVASAERVPIQHALDFGSDGVILPQIEGVEHARAATAFAKFPPLGVRGFGGGKTVNYAPAPRHFVEAENRRTKCWVMIENAQALEEVEKIAALEAVDGLFIGPNDLSLARGRGEYLADGSDHDDIRRIAGAAQTHDKPWAMPVLSKLDRDLARSLNIAFMATTDDLTALRDGLAVGLQMVEEPH from the coding sequence ATGACCGTAATACGCATGGCTAGCCGGCACACCGAACTCGCCTTCTGGCTGATGACGCCGAACGAGAATGCTTGCGAGATCGCGTCGATCCTCGGCTACGGCACCGTGATCATCGACATGGAGCACGGAACCTTCGAGCCCTCGACTGCGGCGCGCAGTATCACGATCGCCAAGGCCTTCGGAATGACGGTCTATACACGTGTCGCCAGCGCCGAGCGCGTCCCCATCCAGCACGCGCTCGACTTCGGCAGTGACGGCGTGATCCTGCCGCAGATCGAAGGAGTCGAGCATGCGCGTGCAGCCACGGCTTTCGCCAAGTTCCCGCCGCTCGGTGTCCGTGGCTTCGGCGGTGGCAAGACGGTCAACTACGCGCCGGCACCCCGTCACTTCGTCGAGGCGGAAAACCGGCGAACGAAATGCTGGGTCATGATCGAAAACGCACAGGCGCTGGAAGAGGTCGAGAAGATCGCCGCGCTGGAGGCGGTCGATGGTCTTTTCATCGGCCCGAACGATCTTTCGCTGGCGCGCGGTCGTGGCGAATATCTCGCCGACGGTAGCGACCACGACGACATCAGGCGGATCGCGGGTGCCGCCCAGACCCATGACAAGCCTTGGGCGATGCCGGTGTTGAGCAAGCTGGACCGCGATCTGGCGCGTAGTCTCAATATCGCTTTCATGGCGACCACCGACGACCTGACGGCGCTGCGCGATGGCCTCGCCGTCGGCCTGCAGATGGTGGAGGAACCGCATTGA
- a CDS encoding mandelate racemase/muconate lactonizing enzyme family protein, producing the protein MTRIDAVDLFLLQVPDFNTARDPVKDTLLVRVRAGQHEGWGECEAAPFVSLAAFLTPESHDTCRPVGASVLGMRLDDPMNIAEISRRVATNSMNVLQAPHVYSGVEMALWDALGKRLGEPVYRLLGYEKAFPKQPYVVAPFAPTPEETYLRTRDVVRAGYRAVKTGWSGFGNGEFTADRDQLAAARDGLGPEGRLFLDAARVWGNNVAAAKSYSHLLDQFGVEWVEEPFDATALGAYAEFSHYHGRKRLAAGENVNSVFQARQLLDVGDIGIIQIDCGRIGGIAAGKEVALYAERRGASFVNHTYTSHLALSASLHSYAGLERQGLCEYPIDHTALSWAICDDHLLMRGDGTIRVPEKPGLGIAIDGKSLQNYLVDLEIKFGSAVLYRTPFL; encoded by the coding sequence GTGACTCGTATCGACGCGGTCGATCTTTTCCTGCTGCAGGTTCCCGACTTCAACACAGCGCGCGATCCAGTGAAGGACACGCTGTTGGTTCGGGTGCGCGCGGGACAACACGAGGGCTGGGGCGAGTGCGAGGCCGCCCCTTTCGTGTCGCTCGCGGCCTTCCTCACACCGGAGTCGCACGACACCTGCCGGCCAGTCGGCGCTTCCGTACTCGGAATGAGACTCGACGATCCGATGAATATCGCCGAGATCAGCCGGCGCGTCGCGACGAACAGCATGAACGTGCTTCAGGCGCCGCATGTCTATTCGGGCGTAGAAATGGCGCTTTGGGACGCGCTCGGAAAAAGGCTGGGGGAACCGGTCTACCGACTGCTGGGTTATGAGAAGGCGTTTCCAAAGCAGCCCTATGTCGTCGCGCCATTTGCGCCGACCCCAGAGGAGACGTACCTCAGAACGCGGGACGTTGTTCGGGCCGGCTATCGTGCCGTCAAGACCGGTTGGAGTGGGTTCGGCAATGGAGAGTTCACCGCCGATCGGGACCAGCTTGCGGCCGCTCGCGACGGGTTGGGGCCGGAAGGCCGGCTCTTCCTTGATGCAGCGCGCGTCTGGGGAAACAATGTCGCGGCCGCCAAATCGTATTCGCACCTGCTTGATCAATTCGGCGTCGAATGGGTGGAGGAACCCTTCGATGCAACAGCTCTCGGCGCCTATGCGGAATTCAGCCACTACCACGGCCGCAAGCGGCTGGCCGCCGGCGAGAACGTCAACTCCGTTTTCCAGGCCCGCCAGTTGCTCGACGTTGGAGACATCGGAATAATCCAGATCGACTGCGGCCGGATCGGCGGCATCGCTGCGGGCAAAGAGGTCGCCCTATACGCGGAGAGGAGAGGGGCTTCCTTCGTCAACCATACATACACCTCCCACCTCGCTCTCAGTGCTTCACTGCACTCCTACGCCGGTCTGGAGCGACAGGGACTCTGCGAATACCCGATCGATCACACGGCGCTCTCATGGGCTATCTGCGACGATCATCTCCTGATGAGAGGCGATGGGACGATCAGGGTTCCGGAAAAGCCTGGACTTGGAATCGCTATCGACGGGAAGTCCTTGCAAAATTACCTCGTCGACCTGGAGATCAAGTTCGGCAGTGCGGTGCTCTATCGTACGCCATTTCTTTAG
- a CDS encoding GMC family oxidoreductase yields MEEFDFIIVGAGSAGCVLANRLSADGRSTVLLVEAGGSDGSPIIKMPAATDLYGIGNPKYDWNYLTEPDPTRHGRQDVWPRGKVIGGSSSLCGLVYMRGQASDYDSWAALGNPGWSYADVLPYFKRSETNENGMDDYRGGDGPLRTSNLRSRHPLAERFVEAAIATGLPANADFNGRSQEGAGFVQANQFFGRRHSSADAYLKPARSRRNLEVRAKAQVARIVIEDHVAVGIEYYRRDNTRDVVRARREVILSAGTIASPQLLMLSGVGDAASLASFGIDACHHLPGVGRNLRDHVGVYLTYRVDQPTYNSEAGLFKSALHGANWLLRGRGPGTAPGAQAMVFMRSDPTRPDPDLQLHFTPVGYKLTPDELIVLKDPVVTAIPNVSRPESSGHLSLRSGDFRDPPRIFPRLLDAESDVRALVAGCRHIRGIFAAPPLARHVIEEMAPGKPDMTDADWEEFLRRESVTVFHPIGTCKMGLDPMAVVDNTLHVHGIRKLRVVDASIMPHLVSGNTNAPTIMIGERGADLILSGQGR; encoded by the coding sequence ATGGAAGAGTTCGATTTCATCATCGTCGGCGCCGGCTCGGCGGGCTGCGTTCTGGCCAATCGCCTGAGCGCCGACGGACGCAGCACCGTGCTGCTCGTCGAAGCGGGCGGCAGCGATGGCTCGCCGATCATCAAGATGCCGGCGGCGACCGATCTCTACGGGATCGGCAATCCGAAATACGACTGGAACTATCTGACCGAACCGGACCCGACCCGCCACGGCCGGCAGGATGTCTGGCCGCGCGGGAAAGTCATCGGCGGCAGCAGTTCGCTTTGCGGGCTTGTCTACATGCGCGGCCAGGCCAGCGACTATGACAGTTGGGCGGCTCTCGGCAATCCGGGTTGGTCCTATGCCGACGTGCTGCCTTACTTCAAGCGCAGCGAGACGAACGAGAACGGAATGGATGACTATCGCGGCGGCGATGGGCCGCTGCGCACGTCCAACCTGCGCAGCCGCCATCCGCTGGCAGAAAGATTCGTCGAGGCTGCGATCGCTACTGGCCTCCCGGCCAATGCCGATTTCAACGGTCGCTCGCAAGAGGGCGCCGGATTCGTTCAGGCGAACCAGTTCTTCGGCCGCCGTCACAGTTCGGCCGATGCCTATCTCAAACCCGCGCGCAGCCGCAGGAATCTTGAGGTCCGCGCGAAGGCGCAGGTCGCGCGCATCGTCATCGAAGATCATGTCGCGGTGGGTATCGAATATTATCGGCGCGACAACACCCGGGACGTCGTGCGGGCGAGGCGCGAGGTCATCCTGTCGGCCGGCACTATCGCCTCACCGCAACTTTTGATGCTTTCGGGCGTGGGAGACGCTGCGTCACTTGCGAGCTTCGGCATCGATGCATGTCACCACCTGCCGGGAGTCGGGAGGAATCTCAGGGACCATGTCGGCGTCTACCTGACCTACCGGGTCGACCAGCCGACCTATAATTCGGAGGCCGGCCTCTTCAAGTCCGCGCTCCATGGCGCGAACTGGCTGTTGCGCGGCCGCGGGCCCGGCACGGCGCCCGGCGCCCAGGCCATGGTCTTCATGCGCTCCGACCCTACACGGCCGGATCCGGATTTGCAGCTTCATTTCACGCCGGTCGGCTACAAGCTGACGCCCGACGAACTGATCGTCCTCAAGGATCCGGTCGTAACAGCCATTCCTAATGTCAGCCGCCCCGAAAGCAGCGGCCATCTCAGCTTGCGCAGCGGCGATTTCCGAGACCCGCCGCGGATTTTCCCGCGTCTTCTCGATGCCGAAAGCGATGTCAGGGCGCTGGTTGCCGGCTGCCGTCATATCCGCGGGATTTTTGCGGCACCACCGCTCGCCCGGCATGTGATCGAGGAAATGGCCCCCGGCAAGCCGGATATGACAGATGCGGACTGGGAGGAGTTCCTGCGGCGCGAGAGCGTGACGGTGTTCCACCCTATCGGAACCTGCAAGATGGGGCTGGATCCAATGGCGGTAGTCGATAATACCTTGCATGTCCACGGCATTCGCAAACTTCGTGTCGTGGACGCATCGATCATGCCGCATCTCGTCAGCGGCAACACCAATGCACCGACCATCATGATCGGCGAACGCGGCGCGGATCTGATCCTCTCGGGGCAGGGGAGGTGA
- the betB gene encoding betaine-aldehyde dehydrogenase — protein MKAQPKASHFIDGEYIEDTTGTVIESIYPATGEVIARLHAATPAIVEKAIAAAKRAQPEWAAMSPTARGRILKRAAEIMRERNRELSELETLDTGKPIQETIVADPTSGADSFEFFGGVIATALNGDYIPLGGDFAYTKRVPLGVCVGIGAWNYPQQIACWKGAPALAAGNAMVFKPSENTPLGALKIAEILIEAGLPKGLYNVIQGDRGTGPLLVNHPDVAKVSLTGSVPTGRKVYEAAAAGLRHVTMELGGKSPLIVFDDADLESAIGGAMLGNFYSTGQVCSNGTRVFVQRKIKEAFLARLKERTEAIVIGDPMDEATQLGPMVSKAQRDKVFSYIEKGKTEGARLVTGGGIPNAVNADGTYIQPTVFADVTDEMTIAREEIFGPVMCVLDFDDEAEVVARANATEFGLSAGVFTADITRAHRVVDQLEAGTLWINTYNLCPVEIPFGGSKQSGFGRENSVAALNHYTELKTVYVGMGPVQAPY, from the coding sequence ATGAAAGCCCAACCAAAAGCCTCGCACTTCATCGATGGTGAATATATCGAGGACACCACCGGCACGGTGATCGAGAGCATCTATCCTGCGACCGGCGAGGTGATCGCTCGTCTTCATGCAGCGACGCCCGCGATCGTCGAAAAGGCGATTGCTGCGGCGAAACGGGCGCAGCCGGAATGGGCGGCGATGAGCCCGACGGCGCGTGGCCGCATCCTGAAGCGCGCCGCCGAAATCATGCGCGAGCGCAACCGCGAGCTTTCCGAGCTGGAAACGCTCGACACCGGCAAGCCGATCCAGGAAACGATCGTCGCCGACCCGACCTCCGGGGCCGACAGTTTCGAGTTCTTCGGCGGCGTCATCGCCACTGCGCTCAATGGCGACTACATTCCGCTCGGCGGCGACTTCGCCTATACCAAGCGGGTGCCGCTCGGCGTCTGCGTCGGCATCGGCGCGTGGAACTATCCGCAGCAGATCGCCTGCTGGAAGGGTGCGCCGGCGCTTGCCGCCGGCAATGCCATGGTCTTCAAGCCTTCGGAAAACACGCCCCTCGGCGCGCTGAAGATCGCCGAAATCCTGATCGAAGCCGGGCTGCCCAAGGGCCTCTACAACGTCATCCAGGGCGACCGCGGCACCGGCCCGCTGCTCGTCAACCACCCCGATGTCGCCAAGGTGTCGCTCACCGGCTCGGTGCCGACCGGCCGCAAGGTCTATGAAGCAGCCGCAGCCGGGCTGCGTCACGTGACGATGGAACTTGGCGGCAAGTCGCCGCTGATTGTCTTCGACGATGCCGATCTCGAAAGCGCCATCGGCGGCGCCATGCTCGGCAATTTCTATTCGACCGGCCAAGTCTGCTCGAACGGCACGCGTGTGTTCGTGCAACGGAAGATCAAGGAAGCGTTCCTGGCGCGGCTCAAGGAGCGAACCGAGGCAATCGTGATCGGCGACCCGATGGACGAGGCGACACAGCTTGGGCCAATGGTTTCCAAGGCCCAGCGCGACAAGGTCTTTTCCTATATCGAGAAGGGCAAGACGGAAGGTGCGCGGCTTGTCACCGGCGGCGGCATTCCGAACGCCGTTAACGCCGACGGAACCTATATCCAGCCCACCGTCTTTGCCGACGTCACCGACGAGATGACGATCGCGCGCGAAGAGATCTTTGGGCCGGTCATGTGCGTGCTCGACTTCGACGACGAGGCGGAGGTCGTCGCCCGGGCGAATGCTACCGAATTCGGCCTTTCCGCCGGCGTCTTCACCGCCGACATCACCCGCGCGCATCGGGTGGTCGACCAGCTCGAAGCGGGTACGCTCTGGATCAACACCTACAATCTCTGCCCGGTCGAGATCCCCTTCGGCGGTTCGAAGCAATCGGGCTTCGGACGTGAGAATTCGGTCGCGGCGCTCAACCACTATACCGAGCTCAAGACCGTCTATGTCGGCATGGGGCCGGTGCAGGCGCCATATTAA
- a CDS encoding rhodanese-like domain-containing protein, with translation MIRAGIRALPAAILAVLMIFPVAAAQDKAAVPEPPGLWTGPMVSDTPATLEGARVIDVPTLEALLRQKPLLVDVGPADRKPNGLPPSTIWKPTHRSIPGAVWFPGAGRADLSDEKVDALLRRIADLTNGDKSAPLVTFCRPKCWGSWNIGKRLVRAGYTSVHWLPAGITGWQERNDTTAVTPETGWAPNPPTGRSPSK, from the coding sequence ATGATCCGCGCCGGAATCCGGGCATTGCCGGCCGCGATCTTGGCGGTCCTAATGATCTTTCCCGTTGCGGCCGCGCAAGACAAAGCTGCCGTCCCGGAGCCACCGGGGCTCTGGACCGGCCCGATGGTGAGTGACACGCCAGCAACACTCGAAGGCGCACGTGTGATCGACGTCCCCACGCTGGAGGCATTGTTGCGGCAAAAACCACTGCTGGTGGACGTAGGTCCCGCAGACCGGAAGCCGAACGGCCTCCCCCCTTCGACGATCTGGAAGCCAACACACCGCTCTATTCCCGGGGCGGTCTGGTTCCCGGGTGCGGGCCGCGCAGACCTGTCGGACGAAAAGGTCGATGCGCTGCTCCGGCGCATCGCGGACCTGACGAACGGGGACAAATCGGCTCCGCTGGTCACGTTCTGCCGGCCGAAATGCTGGGGTAGTTGGAATATTGGTAAACGCCTCGTTCGAGCGGGCTACACCTCAGTCCACTGGCTCCCTGCGGGCATAACCGGCTGGCAGGAGCGCAACGATACGACAGCCGTCACCCCTGAGACCGGATGGGCGCCGAATCCACCGACAGGCCGAAGCCCGTCGAAATAA
- a CDS encoding adenosine-specific kinase has translation MELTVVPIVKPDTSNFIFGQSHFIKTVEDLHEALVGAVPGIRFGLAFCEASGKRLVRWSGNDEAVIALARDNALAIGAGHTFLIFLGDGFFPVNVLSAVRAVPEVCRIYCATANPTQVIVAQTELGRGVLGVVDGASPLGVETDTDIAWRKDLLRKIGYKL, from the coding sequence ATGGAGCTTACCGTGGTGCCCATCGTCAAGCCGGACACCTCCAACTTCATTTTTGGCCAGTCGCATTTCATCAAGACTGTGGAAGACCTCCACGAAGCGCTGGTGGGCGCGGTTCCAGGCATTCGCTTCGGGCTGGCCTTCTGCGAGGCCTCCGGAAAGCGGCTCGTGCGCTGGTCCGGTAATGACGAAGCCGTGATCGCCCTCGCCCGCGACAACGCGTTGGCCATTGGCGCTGGCCACACTTTCCTGATCTTTCTGGGCGACGGATTTTTTCCCGTCAACGTGCTGTCTGCGGTACGTGCAGTACCAGAGGTCTGCCGCATTTACTGCGCGACGGCCAACCCGACACAGGTGATCGTCGCGCAAACGGAACTGGGCCGCGGCGTGCTCGGCGTGGTGGATGGCGCCTCACCGCTAGGTGTCGAAACCGACACAGACATTGCGTGGCGGAAAGACCTGCTGCGAAAGATCGGCTACAAGCTGTAG
- a CDS encoding SDR family NAD(P)-dependent oxidoreductase — protein MTANTFDAALFRGKVALVTGAASGIGAAIAKAFADLGSHVVMQDIDTGRLYGRAVELSRDEQRITAISGDLSVPGTAETVFDKALAAQGRVDFLINNAGRSWGVATDEITAERTSELMELNFNSVLWLSKRFIVHARERGEGGSIIQVSSTAGITGFQRRAVYCATKFGVIGLTKVLALDHARENIRVNAILPHVVETDMFRTVATPQDAATWRAGIPMGRFAQVEDVANLAIFLCSPAASYLTGGLYPVDGGAMAGSFGGE, from the coding sequence ATGACAGCAAATACATTCGACGCGGCGCTTTTTCGCGGCAAGGTGGCGCTGGTGACCGGAGCGGCGAGCGGTATCGGCGCGGCGATTGCCAAAGCCTTCGCCGACCTCGGCTCCCATGTCGTCATGCAGGATATCGACACGGGCCGGCTTTATGGACGTGCGGTCGAACTCTCGCGCGATGAGCAAAGAATAACAGCCATCAGCGGCGACCTGTCCGTCCCTGGCACGGCGGAGACGGTATTCGACAAGGCACTCGCCGCTCAGGGCCGGGTCGATTTCCTGATCAACAATGCAGGCCGCTCCTGGGGCGTGGCGACAGATGAGATCACGGCCGAGCGCACCAGTGAGCTGATGGAACTGAACTTCAACAGCGTGCTCTGGCTGTCGAAACGCTTTATCGTTCACGCCCGCGAGCGCGGCGAGGGCGGGTCAATCATCCAGGTGTCATCTACGGCTGGCATCACCGGATTCCAGCGCCGGGCCGTCTATTGCGCCACGAAATTCGGCGTTATCGGACTGACGAAGGTGCTTGCGCTCGACCATGCGCGCGAGAATATCCGCGTGAACGCCATCCTGCCGCATGTCGTCGAGACCGACATGTTCCGGACAGTTGCTACTCCACAGGACGCGGCGACATGGCGGGCCGGAATCCCGATGGGACGTTTCGCGCAGGTGGAAGACGTTGCCAATCTCGCGATATTCCTTTGTTCACCGGCGGCGAGTTATCTGACGGGCGGGCTTTACCCGGTCGATGGTGGCGCCATGGCTGGATCTTTTGGAGGCGAATAA
- a CDS encoding aldehyde dehydrogenase family protein, which produces MTIEKTVLINGVWEAGEVTGLPVVDPSTGREICSVPSASEDQVRRAVEAAAAAQPAWAALEPWRRADSLRAMAACLLKNRQELAELISAEVGKPLRKSGEDVDNAAIYLGYMAEWDRRIEGEIVPSDNRDETILLTRVPVGVIAAITAWNYPLDLFIRKAAPALVTGNTMVVKPTEVTPLATIRAIELISDEECLPDGVLNLVTGGGAVGAQLCSHPLVNMITMTGHRDTGKKIMVTAAQTLARVSLELGGSAPAIVWKDADLDLAADAIAFASFENTGQVCTSSERILVHRDVHDEFVERLVERANRLKVGSPREDVDLGPLVSRGQFRKVSEAISRARTEGATLRCGGHGLPALPREGYWVRPTVFTDVTPEMSIFKEETFGPIAPVIRIESFEEAIRLANATRYGLSAFLFSNDYRLIMRAQNELRFGEIYINRTMGEALQGFHNGHQESGIGGEDGKHGVLKYTQIRTIYHRYG; this is translated from the coding sequence TTGACGATCGAGAAAACTGTTCTGATCAACGGCGTCTGGGAAGCCGGCGAGGTCACCGGGCTGCCCGTAGTCGATCCGTCGACCGGGAGGGAAATCTGCAGCGTTCCGAGCGCCAGCGAGGACCAGGTGCGCCGGGCGGTCGAAGCCGCGGCCGCAGCGCAGCCGGCCTGGGCGGCGCTCGAGCCTTGGCGGAGGGCCGACTCATTGCGCGCGATGGCCGCTTGCCTGTTGAAAAATCGGCAGGAGCTTGCCGAACTCATCAGCGCCGAGGTCGGCAAGCCGCTGCGCAAGTCGGGCGAGGATGTCGACAACGCTGCGATCTATCTCGGCTACATGGCTGAGTGGGACCGCCGGATCGAGGGCGAGATAGTTCCGTCGGACAATCGCGACGAGACGATCCTGCTCACTCGTGTGCCGGTCGGCGTCATCGCGGCAATCACCGCCTGGAACTATCCGTTGGATCTTTTCATCCGCAAGGCCGCACCCGCCCTCGTTACCGGAAACACAATGGTCGTCAAACCGACCGAGGTTACCCCGCTCGCCACAATCCGGGCGATCGAGCTCATTTCCGATGAAGAATGCCTTCCAGATGGCGTGCTGAACCTCGTCACCGGCGGCGGCGCCGTTGGCGCTCAGCTTTGCTCGCATCCACTTGTCAACATGATTACGATGACGGGCCATCGCGATACCGGCAAGAAGATCATGGTCACGGCCGCGCAGACACTTGCGCGCGTCTCGCTGGAGCTCGGAGGCAGCGCTCCAGCGATCGTGTGGAAGGATGCCGATCTGGACCTCGCCGCCGACGCGATTGCCTTCGCAAGCTTCGAGAACACCGGCCAGGTCTGCACCTCGTCGGAGCGGATCCTTGTGCACCGGGATGTCCATGACGAATTCGTCGAGCGGCTCGTCGAACGTGCCAATCGCCTGAAGGTCGGCAGTCCGCGCGAGGACGTCGATCTTGGCCCGCTTGTGAGCCGTGGCCAGTTTCGGAAGGTGTCCGAGGCGATCTCACGCGCACGGACCGAGGGCGCGACGCTCAGGTGCGGCGGCCACGGTCTCCCCGCACTGCCTCGGGAAGGCTATTGGGTACGGCCAACTGTGTTCACCGATGTCACGCCGGAGATGTCGATCTTCAAGGAAGAGACCTTCGGGCCGATCGCCCCGGTCATCCGCATCGAGAGCTTCGAGGAGGCGATCCGCCTCGCCAATGCGACCCGCTACGGTCTCTCCGCTTTTCTGTTCAGCAACGATTACCGGTTGATCATGCGCGCGCAGAACGAGCTTCGCTTCGGAGAGATATATATCAACCGCACGATGGGCGAGGCGCTTCAGGGTTTTCACAACGGCCACCAGGAATCCGGGATTGGCGGTGAGGACGGCAAGCACGGGGTGCTGAAATACACCCAGATCCGCACGATCTATCATCGCTACGGCTAG
- a CDS encoding quinoprotein relay system zinc metallohydrolase 2, which translates to MKEPSHSPIDGPRPPSISRRDLLAGFCVCCMPQIGFAAEAVGVEEIADGVFVRRGPDVEVTPGNHNGIANVGFVIGRDAVLVTDPGGSLADGRWLRTEIRKRTERPIRHVVVTHVHPDHCFGAAAFKEDMPAIVGHHRLGSALQARGGFYRQRLVEVLGPQEVGHVVLPTQEIDGDGAEIELGSRIIRVTAHKTAHTDCDLSLLDSATGLLFAGDLLFVGRVPSLDGSLHGWLDEMQRLQSLGATRAVPGHGPAVVDSATAFANLERYLETLRDETRKAIKAGVTIEEAIETVAQSERGRWALFDDYNGRNVTQAYKELEWE; encoded by the coding sequence ATGAAGGAGCCATCGCATTCGCCGATAGACGGGCCCCGCCCGCCCTCGATATCGCGGCGCGACCTGCTTGCAGGCTTCTGCGTCTGCTGCATGCCGCAAATCGGGTTTGCCGCTGAAGCAGTGGGCGTGGAGGAGATTGCCGACGGTGTCTTCGTCCGGCGTGGTCCTGACGTGGAAGTAACCCCAGGCAACCACAATGGCATTGCAAATGTCGGATTCGTCATCGGACGGGACGCAGTACTTGTAACCGATCCCGGCGGCAGTCTTGCCGACGGGCGATGGCTGCGCACGGAGATCAGGAAACGAACCGAAAGGCCGATCAGGCATGTGGTGGTGACGCACGTGCACCCCGACCATTGTTTCGGCGCGGCCGCGTTCAAAGAGGACATGCCGGCCATTGTTGGCCATCACAGGCTGGGCTCCGCACTTCAGGCGAGAGGCGGATTCTACCGCCAGCGTCTCGTCGAGGTGCTCGGCCCACAGGAAGTGGGGCATGTTGTGCTGCCAACACAGGAGATTGACGGCGATGGCGCCGAGATAGAACTGGGGAGCCGAATCATCCGAGTCACGGCCCACAAAACAGCGCATACCGATTGCGACCTTTCCCTGCTCGATTCGGCCACCGGTCTTCTGTTTGCCGGCGATCTGCTTTTTGTGGGACGCGTGCCTTCGCTGGATGGTAGCCTGCACGGCTGGCTCGACGAGATGCAGAGGCTGCAGTCCCTTGGCGCAACGAGGGCGGTGCCGGGGCACGGCCCTGCTGTGGTGGACTCCGCAACCGCATTTGCCAACCTGGAACGATATCTGGAGACGCTCAGGGACGAGACCCGCAAGGCGATCAAGGCCGGCGTGACGATCGAGGAGGCGATCGAAACCGTGGCACAATCGGAACGCGGCCGATGGGCGCTGTTTGACGATTACAATGGCCGCAACGTCACCCAAGCCTACAAGGAACTTGAGTGGGAATAG